A single Buteo buteo chromosome 17, bButBut1.hap1.1, whole genome shotgun sequence DNA region contains:
- the FDFT1 gene encoding squalene synthase isoform X2 yields MSASPMELLKKWLGHPEDIYNLLRFKMGGYRAVMPRIDPDSLGRGLRICYRYLNQTSRSFAAVIQALDGELRHAVCIFYLVLRALDTIEDDMTISLDVKVPMLHEFHSYLYQPEWKYMESKEKDRQVLEDFPTISMEFRKLSKVYQDVISDICHKMGVGMAEFLEKKVDSQHEWDKYCHYVAGLVGIGLSRLFSASELEDPIVGQDTELANSMGLFLQKTNIIRDYLEDQLEGREFWPREVWSRYAKKLSDLAKPENIDMAVQCLNELITNALHHVPDVLTYLSRLKNQSVFNFCAIPQVMAIATLAACYNNKQVFRGVVKIRKGQAVTLMMDATNIQAVKAIMYQYVEEIYQKIPSTDPSSNKTQQVIASIRTMSLPGGPMASRHHYSPIYLSCAMLLAALSWQYLSTISKATEEYVQAGEN; encoded by the exons atGAGCGCGTCCCCCATGGAGCTGCTGAAGAAATGGCTGGGCCACCCCGAGGACATCTACAACCTGCTGCGGTTCAAGATGGGCGGCTACCGGGCCGTCATGCCGCGGATCGACCCG GACTCGCTGGGTCGGGGTCTCCGTATCTGCTACCGCTACCTCAACCAGACCAGCCGCAGCTTCGCCGCCGTTATCCAGGCCCTGGACGGAGAGCTGCG aCATGCCGTCTGTATATTCTACCTAGTTCTTCGTGCCCTGGACACTATAGAGGATGACATGACCATCAGCTTAGATGTAAAGGTTCCGATGCTGCACGAGTTTCACTCTTATCTCTATCAACCAGAGTGGAAATACATGGAGAGCAAGGAGAAGGACCGGCAGGTGCTCGAGGACTTCCCAACG ATCTCCATGGAGTTCAGGAAGCTGTCAAAGGTCTACCAGGATGTGATTTCAGATATTTGCCACAAGATGGGTGTCGGGATGGCGGAGTTCTTGGAGAAGAAGGTGGACTCTCAGCATGAGTGGGATAAG TATTGTCACTACGTTGCTGGGCTGGTGGGGATAGGACTTTCCCGTCTCTTCTCTGCATCAGAGCTAGAAGACCCTATCGTCGGGCAGGACACGGAGCTGGCCAACTCCATGGGCCTCTTCCTGCAGAAAACGAACATTATCCGTGACTATCTGGAGGAccagctggagggaagggagttCTGGCCCAGAGAG GTTTGGAGCAGATACGCAAAGAAGCTGTCGGATCTTgccaaaccagaaaacattgATATGGCTGTCCAGTGTCTGAATGAGCTCATCACCAACgccctccaccatgtccctgATGTCCTCACATACTTATCCCGCCTGAAAAACCAAAGTGTCTTCAACTTCTGCGCTATCCCCCAG GTGATGGCTATTGCCACGCTGGCTGCCTGCTATAACAACAAGCAGGTGTTCAGGGGCGTCGTGAAGATCCGGAAGGGACAAGCTGTCACTCTAATGATGGATGCCACAAACATACAAGCTGTCAAAGCCATCATGTACCAGTACGTGGAAGAG atCTACCAGAAGATCCCAAGCACGGACCCATCATCCAACAAGACGCAGCAGGTCATCGCCTCCATCCGCACCATGAGCTTGCCCGGCGGCCCCATGGCGTCGCGCCACCACTATTCCCCCATCTACCTGTCGTGCGCCATGCTCCTGGCCGCCCTGAGCTGGCAGTACCTCAGCACCATCTCCAAGGCCACCGAGGAGTACGTCCAGGCGGGCGAGAACTGA
- the FDFT1 gene encoding squalene synthase isoform X1 has translation MAASTKAVSLFKRTLALSPPRGPPRALGRLRGRVQQRGPPAVSVPVAVVAPRLQPPPRCAPFSPQDSLGRGLRICYRYLNQTSRSFAAVIQALDGELRHAVCIFYLVLRALDTIEDDMTISLDVKVPMLHEFHSYLYQPEWKYMESKEKDRQVLEDFPTISMEFRKLSKVYQDVISDICHKMGVGMAEFLEKKVDSQHEWDKYCHYVAGLVGIGLSRLFSASELEDPIVGQDTELANSMGLFLQKTNIIRDYLEDQLEGREFWPREVWSRYAKKLSDLAKPENIDMAVQCLNELITNALHHVPDVLTYLSRLKNQSVFNFCAIPQVMAIATLAACYNNKQVFRGVVKIRKGQAVTLMMDATNIQAVKAIMYQYVEEIYQKIPSTDPSSNKTQQVIASIRTMSLPGGPMASRHHYSPIYLSCAMLLAALSWQYLSTISKATEEYVQAGEN, from the exons ATGGCGGCCAGCACTAAAGCCGTGTCCCTCTTCAAGCGGACTCTGGCTCTCTCccctcctcggggtcccccccgGGCTTTGGGGAGGTTACGGGGGAGGGTACAGCAGAGGGGTCCCCCGGCTGTGTCGGTGCCGGTCGCGGTGGTGGCCCCCCGCCTTCAGCCGCCCCCCCGGTGTGCCCCGTTCTCCCCGCAGGACTCGCTGGGTCGGGGTCTCCGTATCTGCTACCGCTACCTCAACCAGACCAGCCGCAGCTTCGCCGCCGTTATCCAGGCCCTGGACGGAGAGCTGCG aCATGCCGTCTGTATATTCTACCTAGTTCTTCGTGCCCTGGACACTATAGAGGATGACATGACCATCAGCTTAGATGTAAAGGTTCCGATGCTGCACGAGTTTCACTCTTATCTCTATCAACCAGAGTGGAAATACATGGAGAGCAAGGAGAAGGACCGGCAGGTGCTCGAGGACTTCCCAACG ATCTCCATGGAGTTCAGGAAGCTGTCAAAGGTCTACCAGGATGTGATTTCAGATATTTGCCACAAGATGGGTGTCGGGATGGCGGAGTTCTTGGAGAAGAAGGTGGACTCTCAGCATGAGTGGGATAAG TATTGTCACTACGTTGCTGGGCTGGTGGGGATAGGACTTTCCCGTCTCTTCTCTGCATCAGAGCTAGAAGACCCTATCGTCGGGCAGGACACGGAGCTGGCCAACTCCATGGGCCTCTTCCTGCAGAAAACGAACATTATCCGTGACTATCTGGAGGAccagctggagggaagggagttCTGGCCCAGAGAG GTTTGGAGCAGATACGCAAAGAAGCTGTCGGATCTTgccaaaccagaaaacattgATATGGCTGTCCAGTGTCTGAATGAGCTCATCACCAACgccctccaccatgtccctgATGTCCTCACATACTTATCCCGCCTGAAAAACCAAAGTGTCTTCAACTTCTGCGCTATCCCCCAG GTGATGGCTATTGCCACGCTGGCTGCCTGCTATAACAACAAGCAGGTGTTCAGGGGCGTCGTGAAGATCCGGAAGGGACAAGCTGTCACTCTAATGATGGATGCCACAAACATACAAGCTGTCAAAGCCATCATGTACCAGTACGTGGAAGAG atCTACCAGAAGATCCCAAGCACGGACCCATCATCCAACAAGACGCAGCAGGTCATCGCCTCCATCCGCACCATGAGCTTGCCCGGCGGCCCCATGGCGTCGCGCCACCACTATTCCCCCATCTACCTGTCGTGCGCCATGCTCCTGGCCGCCCTGAGCTGGCAGTACCTCAGCACCATCTCCAAGGCCACCGAGGAGTACGTCCAGGCGGGCGAGAACTGA